ATGTCTCCTTAACATTCCCGAATATTCCCAGAATGCCCTGTGACATCCTGTTAGAACAAAGGCTGCTGGGAGTGAGATGGCCGCATGGTGCGTCCCGGTGAGGTGGGGGAAGCTTCAGCCACCAACCTGTGCTATGTTGACAGATGCCATAGTGACAGAGGGAGGGGAGAACTTCAGCCAGGGCCAGCGTCAACTCTTCTGCTTAGCTCGGGCCTTCGTCAGGAAGAGCAGTATCCTGATCATGGACGAGGCCACGGCCTCCATCGACATGGCAACGGTGAGCAGCCTCAGGACCACTGGGGGCACTGAGGATAGCGGCTGGGGGGTTGCAGAGGTACCCGCTGTCATGACTAATTGCACATCAGGGACACCCCATCATAATCAGCCGGGATATCAGTGAGCTTCCTCCCCAACACTGTCTTCACAcaacatgaatgaatgaacgcaGAGACGTTTGACGTGTAAACGGTCATGGAATCCAGGAACAGTGGTTTTTATGCTACAGAATTAATATGTTTCATATGCATTCAAACACCTAGGGTagatctacacacacacacacacacacacatggtaaTTTCCAGAACAGGGCCTCATATACTACaggcaatttaaagacaccagATCACCTAACAGcttggagtacctggaggaaacctacTTCACAAATGTACAACACTCAAACTCCAcgttcatgggagttttacttacacaaaaatattctgagggtaGAAGGAAAGATGATTGGTTCAaaaagataaccaatcagattgtagaggaggtgggactaaGACATCtcattggttggtcctgcctcctctaattgctaggacccacctcctctacaatgtgattgattatctctctgaaccaatcatttttccttctgtcctCGGTAAAAATTCCCATGAGCAACCTTCACACGTATAAAGCAGGGATGAGACTCCactctggaggtgtgaggcaatacTATTAACGTTACAATAGTTACTGTGCCACCCTTTGTGTAAATTTCAGATTTATTTCAATGCTGtattattactgtttttttttttaaccaggaGAGCATCCTACAAAAAGTCGTAATGACGGCGTTTGCAGATCGCACCGTGGTCATTATAGCTGTAAGTGTCACGTGAGTCTTCTGTTTAACCGTCTCTCATCTCCTAGTCTGTGAAATGCACCAGACATGCCTGGTTTATGCAAGGAAGCAGAATGGCTGAGGTCTTAcggaattatttttttgtttagttattAAATGTTCCCAGGACCCAAAggaaatggaagcaaagataaAACTCTCTTTATGTCCTACTAGACTGTAGTCCTAAAAAAAACCACTCAGGTATCAAATGAAGAGCCATTCGACCTTGAACAgagatagaaaaaaaaatccatagtCATTATGGCTTTCCAAATCAAGCGTACTTTTCCCCCCTGAGGTGCCATTTTCAGCAAATGAAAAAACTGCTCCGGAATTCAAAATGGGTTTTCGAATCACACTGCGTCATACCGAGCTGAGCCATTCTCTAAATGAGAAAGTGCCGCTAGATGTGGCTTTCTCTGACGAGTGTGTAAGAAATATGAGCTTAATTGTGCATATGCTTGTGGAAGAAGTATGTGCATCCTGCTCGATGGGCTTTTTCGGTTTACAGCACCGCGTCCACACGATCCTGAACGCCGATCTGGTCATCGTCATGAAGCGCGGCATCATCTTGGAGTACGACAAGCCTGGCGTGCTGTTGGACCGAGAGGACAGCGTCTTCGCATCCTTCGTCCGTGCAGACAAATGAGGGACTCAGAAGGATCTTATAAGTGCAATTGTACAACGgatcattattttttaatcatgtatgatatttgtaaatattttaattctTTAATAAAAGCACATCACATTCTCTGTCAATGTACTGTGTTTTACTTTAAGAAATCGCAAATTCATTTTCTTTTACCCCCAGATTTTTCCACAGTCGTGGCGGCGAAGTCCGAACGATCACGCAGTAATGTTTTaagataaatattttttttttttgcactgacAAATAAATGCAGTATATATTGAATTATATGTTGTGCGCTCTTTTCTGCAGTGTGCAAAACGAGACCCCGTTGTATATGTCGTTTATGTTACAGGCACCGGCAAGATGCAGCTGAAgccaaaaatacaaaattgttcTCTTATCAAACATTATCGTTCATCAGTTTAACCATATTTTCCAATAACAAATCAAAGGAATCATATTCTGAAAGATGGTTAAAATACATAAGCCTAGTCGAAAACGTTATTTAAAACAAGTGCCATAGACTGGTTGTGAAAGgtacatttaaaatgattacTGTAATATTTAGTATACTGAAAAGTCACTCCTATACCCTTATACAGGGCATATGGATTTAAATATAAAGAAATCTCAACTTGTGCATTATATAAGAAAGGTGCGCAAAAATCACGAGAACTTAAGCGGATTTTTCATCCTGTGCACATTCATTTTCCTTGAAATTAAAATAACTTCTTTATAACGAACCTGTCCGGCGATATTTCTTCAATATATTTATTACCTTGGTTCTACCGATCTGGTGCTAAAAGTTACTACACGGCACCACAATAAATGTACTCAAAGtttaaactaaaaaaacaacagtgctAGTAAAACATTATAGAAATATATAGGGAAACGTGTTTATAACTGCATTTAGCTAACCATACCAGCTTCCAGCGTTGTGCAAGACAAAACTAATGTTTTGATGACCAAAATCTATTTTCATACCGCATTAGGTGCTTTTATGGTGTCTTATGAAAGACGGCCATATCCATGATAAATACTATGTTTAATTCATGACTGGAATTAATGTGCCAACCCTGAAAACAGTAACCTAGTAACGAACAGTTATGGGGGGCCTCCCTGTGGTAATGACCCAAGATAAGCTGCAGTAAAGTCGAACACATTTCTAAAGCTTGATAGCAGTGCTTAAAATAAACTTAAGAAACATGCACAGGCAATGAACGAACCATCTGTATGAAAACGAACATCTAGATTATTAAAATCGCTCAATAACTAATCGAATATTCGAGTGACCTATAATGCAGTCTAGTATCTTAATTATAAGGGGAAAAATATGATTGAACGGGCAAAACCACACTACTTTTATTCATGACATCCTTACATAACAATATGCTTTAAACACTTCGATATTAAAACCTATTCATGCTAGTTGTTCTCCGACTTGCaagatttaaataaaaaattaataaagtattattaatgcgtattttaatataaatttcttacaaagaaaataatatCTTATTCAATAGCAGATATAAAACCAAGCGACTTGTAGATCACGGTTTTTGCTGTTGGATGCAGAATTTGCCAGTGTGTCACTGGATTTGTTTTCTGCTTCCGTTTTACCGGCTTCTCCCAGCTTTCTCACGTTTGCCGGTGCCCCGCTGCAGGGCGCTGCGATCCCTGCGCGCACCGCATACCTTGGACGCCCTTTCCCGACTTGGCCCCGCCGCTTTAACAGGGTCGGATCCAGATCACGTCAAACGATCGAATTGCACGGTGACTGACACTAGCAGCTGGTGTCATGAAAGCGGAGTCCCCTCTCGGGAATCCAGCGACTGCAGAGCTCCTGATCCGGCAATTTTAGCCACAAGCTTATAGAAAATAGATGACAAAACTCCTAGGTCATCTTGGACTAACAGTCATTGGACAAGCCATCCAGGAAGCCAATTGTAAggtgtctctttttttttacgCAGGGGGTCCTCGTCAAACAGAAACAAATCGGTCTTCCACGGATCGGGGTCTACCGAGTATGGGAGCGCTATGTTGTCCAGAAAGGGACTTATTCCTGAAGATTATGTGTTAACGCGGCTGGCGGAGGATGTATTGCAGCCTAGATTTAAGACAAGACAAAGGAAGGCTCGGTTCGTGGCCAAGAACGGAACCTGCAACGTAGCCCACACGAACATCCGAGAGCAGGGACGCTTCCTACAAGACGTTTTCACCACACTCGTGGATCTGAAATGGCTCCACACGCTTATCATATTTACTATGTCTTTTTTATGTAGTTGGCTGCTTTTTGGGATGGTCTGGTGGCTCATAGCGTTCGCGCACGGGGACCTACACGAGAAAGGGGACGATTTCGTTCCCTGTGTCACATCCATTCACTCGTTTTCGTCGGCGTTTTTGTTCTCCATAGAAGTGCAGGTCACGATCGGTTTCGGGGGCAGAATGATCACGGAGGAGTGCGTCTCGGCGGTCATCACACTCATCCTCCAGAACATCGTCGGCTTGGTGATCAACGCCATCATGCTAGGCTGCATCTTCATGAAGACGGCGCAGGCTCACCGTCGAGCCGAGACGCTGATCTTCAGCAAACACGCCGTGATCGCCCCCCGAAACGACAAGCTTTGTTTCATGATAAGGATCGGCGATCTGCGGAAAAGCATGATCATCAGTGCCGCGGTGCGAATGCAGGTGGTGCGGCGGACCACGACGCAAGAAGGGGAGGTCATTCCCCTTGACCAAATAGACATTCAGATGGACAACCCTATTGGGACTAACGGTATCTTCCTGGTGTCCCCCCTGATCATAAGTCACATAATTGACAAAAACAGTCCTCTGTACGAGCTGTCAGCAGCCGAGCTGCAGCGTGAGGACATTGAAGTCATCGTAGTGCTGGAAGGCGTCGTTGAGACCACAGGCATTACGACGCAGGCTCGGACGTCCTATTTGTCGGAGGAGATTCTCTGGGGACAGCGCTTTGTCCCCACCGTCTCCGAAGATGATGGAATGTACGCTGTGGACTATTCGAAGTTCGGGAAAACGGTCAAAGTACCGACCCCTACATGCAGCGCTAAGCAGTTGTTGGAGGAAGGCGGCTTGTCACGGTACGGACTCAGGGAGTCCTTGCAGAAGGAATCGGTGAGAAGACGGCAGCAAGCTGTACCGGCCGCGGAGCTCGGGGGCACCGAGTAGTTATTTATGAGAGGCAGTAGTGatcttaaaaatgaaaataataataataataataaaatatgcaCATACTTTAGGGTTGTTTTGTCTACGGAATCGCTTCCGTTTATATGcaagtgcatttttaaaatgtatgggTGCCAATTCTATTTTTTGTTCTTAAGTTTTAaaccatttttatatttatgcaCTTTTATATAACTCTTGTACTTTGTTACCAACAGCAAAAATCATAATGATTTGTGACACCGTGAGCCTATTGTGGAGAAGCAATCATGGATGATGATGAATGTAACCTTTAAGAGGAATACTCAATAGCATTGAATGAACTGTACACGTTTTATCTcaatgaatgatttttttttatggtatATGATCTTGTTGCACATGAAAATGCACCAAAAAGCATCAAGGAGGAAAAAAATAGTAGGTCTGCCAGGTAAAGTTCATTTGCACAATTTGCATGAATTTCCCCAGAAGTCGGGAATTGCTGTCTTGGGAAGGCTTTTCAGTCAGTGTGAGAGGGGATGGTTTGCTTGTTATTGTCAAATGTTACTTGCCTGATACCAGCAATAAACTGGAAAGCAATTTTTGCAactaatttgtgtgtgtgtgtgcgtgtgtgtgtgtgtgtgtgtgtgtgcatttgtgtgaaTCCCATGTACCTGTGAGTGAATGGGAAACCAAGCAGCTGCGCAGGTAAAAGTCACTTGTTGCAATTTCATTTCAAATATGTATATCGAGTCTGTCCATCACCGGGACATTGGTGGGATTGTGGGCAGCCCAGGAGAGACCATAGGTTCTCAGTGACTTAGAGCTCACCACTGCAGCTGTATGTAGCAGTTACAAAGTGAGGACATTAGGTACACTGGTGTCTCTGCGGTCAGCAAACCTTTGGCTTTACAGCAGTGAGATGTGTACCATACCTTTGAAATAGTTTCCTGGGGACCTAAACTCACAAAAGCAAGCTACAAATCTTTCTTAAAatgcctttttaaaatgcagtttttaactGCTGttccatatacactcacctaaaggattattaggaacacctgttcaatttctcattaatgcaattatctaatcaaccaatcacatggcagttgcttcaatgcatttaggggtgtggtcctggtcaagacaatctcctgaactccaaactgaatgtcagaatgggaaagaaaggtgatttaagtaattttgagcgtggcatggttgttggtgccagacgggccggtctgagtatttcacaatctgctcagttactgggattttcacgcacaaccatttctagggtttacaaagaatggtgtgcaaagggaaaaacatccagtatgcggcagtcctgtgggcgaaaatgccttgttgatgctagaggtcagaggagaatgggctgactgattcaagctgatagaagagcaactttgactgaaataaccactcgttacaaccgaggtatgcagcaaagcatttgtgaagccacaacacgcacaaccttgaggcggatgggctacaacagcagaagaccccactgggtaccactcatctccactacaaataggaaaaagaggctacaatttgcacgagctcaccaaaattggacagttgaagactgaaaaaatgttgcctggtctgatgagtctcgatttctgttgagacattcaaatggtagagtcagaatttggcgtaaacagaatgagaacatggatccatcataccttgttaccactgtgcaggctggtgatggtggtgtaatggtgtgggggatgttttcttggcacacagtaggccccttagtgccaattgggcatcgtttaaatgccacggcccacctgagcattgtttctgaccatgtccatccctttatgaccaccatgtacccatcctctgatggctacttccagcaggataatgcaccatgtcacaaagctcgaatcatttcaaattggtttcttgaacatgacaatgagttcactgtactacaatggcccccacagtcaccagatctcaaccc
The Paramormyrops kingsleyae isolate MSU_618 chromosome 13, PKINGS_0.4, whole genome shotgun sequence DNA segment above includes these coding regions:
- the kcnj11 gene encoding ATP-sensitive inward rectifier potassium channel 11 — its product is MLSRKGLIPEDYVLTRLAEDVLQPRFKTRQRKARFVAKNGTCNVAHTNIREQGRFLQDVFTTLVDLKWLHTLIIFTMSFLCSWLLFGMVWWLIAFAHGDLHEKGDDFVPCVTSIHSFSSAFLFSIEVQVTIGFGGRMITEECVSAVITLILQNIVGLVINAIMLGCIFMKTAQAHRRAETLIFSKHAVIAPRNDKLCFMIRIGDLRKSMIISAAVRMQVVRRTTTQEGEVIPLDQIDIQMDNPIGTNGIFLVSPLIISHIIDKNSPLYELSAAELQREDIEVIVVLEGVVETTGITTQARTSYLSEEILWGQRFVPTVSEDDGMYAVDYSKFGKTVKVPTPTCSAKQLLEEGGLSRYGLRESLQKESVRRRQQAVPAAELGGTE